Proteins from a single region of Verrucomicrobiota bacterium:
- a CDS encoding glycosyltransferase: MIDLIIITIYFLASLFLFSYGVNCYVIVWLYLKTFKKGRETNAQIEQANLNIWNDPQSLPKVTTQIPLYNELNVAERVMRAAAAMDYPAGMHEVQVLDDSNDETCKRIDEVAELLRGEGVDITIVRRDNRNGYKAGALEEGTRQAKGELLAVFDSDFVPQKDFLKRMVPFFINDAKVGLVQARWGHLNKDYSLLTRTQSLGIDGHFIVEQSARSFSGLFMNFNGTAGIWRKQTIEDAGGWQHDTLTEDLDLSYRAQLAGWKATFVPDVIVPAEVPETVAAFKSQQFRWAKGSIQTAIKLFPKLLKSDLSFFQKVQAYFHLTHYSIHPFMVMLAILGLPVILAAETKITTGMFLGIGSLMSLATFAPSTLYWFSQKQADIHWACRLIGIPMLMFTGVGIAISNTRAVLEAIFGIPSGFIRTPKRGDKGLKNYSVKMPILPVLEILLSAYCWFSIVQFFPLKKWFVAPFLVIYAIGFGYIGILGLIQGTVISRLTGRSKKPETAPATA; the protein is encoded by the coding sequence ATGATAGACCTAATCATAATAACTATTTATTTCCTAGCATCGCTGTTTTTATTTTCGTACGGCGTAAACTGTTATGTGATAGTATGGCTCTATCTTAAGACATTTAAAAAAGGCAGGGAAACGAATGCGCAAATCGAGCAGGCCAATCTGAATATTTGGAACGATCCTCAAAGTCTCCCCAAGGTAACAACTCAAATTCCACTCTATAATGAGTTAAACGTTGCAGAGCGAGTTATGCGGGCGGCAGCGGCTATGGACTACCCCGCCGGCATGCACGAGGTACAGGTTCTCGACGACTCGAATGACGAGACCTGTAAGCGCATAGATGAAGTAGCAGAGCTCCTTCGCGGCGAGGGCGTGGATATAACCATTGTTCGCCGAGATAACCGGAATGGATACAAGGCCGGTGCGTTAGAGGAAGGAACACGCCAGGCAAAGGGAGAGCTATTAGCCGTTTTCGACAGTGACTTCGTCCCTCAAAAAGACTTTCTAAAACGCATGGTCCCCTTTTTCATCAATGACGCCAAAGTTGGATTGGTCCAGGCACGTTGGGGTCACTTGAATAAGGACTATTCCTTACTCACCAGGACCCAATCATTGGGTATCGACGGTCATTTTATTGTCGAACAGAGTGCGCGCTCATTTTCGGGATTATTTATGAACTTTAACGGCACGGCCGGCATTTGGAGAAAACAAACAATTGAGGATGCGGGCGGATGGCAACATGACACCCTTACTGAAGATCTCGACCTATCCTACCGAGCCCAGTTGGCTGGTTGGAAAGCAACCTTCGTTCCGGATGTCATCGTACCGGCTGAGGTGCCGGAAACGGTGGCTGCCTTCAAAAGCCAACAGTTCCGGTGGGCAAAAGGATCCATTCAAACGGCGATCAAGCTATTCCCCAAACTCTTAAAATCCGACCTGAGTTTCTTTCAAAAAGTCCAAGCCTATTTTCACCTGACACATTATTCGATTCACCCCTTCATGGTGATGCTTGCGATATTGGGATTACCGGTAATTCTTGCAGCAGAAACCAAGATTACCACAGGCATGTTTCTCGGAATCGGTAGCTTGATGAGTCTAGCGACATTCGCGCCGAGTACGCTCTATTGGTTTAGTCAGAAACAAGCGGATATACATTGGGCCTGCAGACTAATTGGAATCCCAATGCTCATGTTCACCGGTGTAGGTATCGCGATATCCAATACGCGTGCAGTTCTTGAAGCGATTTTCGGCATACCAAGCGGATTTATCAGAACACCTAAAAGAGGTGATAAAGGGCTGAAAAACTATTCGGTCAAGATGCCAATTCTTCCGGTACTTGAAATCTTATTAAGCGCATACTGTTGGTTTTCCATTGTGCAGTTTTTCCCATTGAAGAAATGGTTCGTCGCGCCCTTTTTAGTTATTTACGCCATCGGCTTTGGTTATATTGGGATTCTCGGATTGATTCAAGGAACCGTAATCAGTCGATTGACCGGGCGAAGTAAGAAGCCAGAAACCGCACCTGCAACCGCCTAA
- a CDS encoding glycosyltransferase, which yields MNQFLRPFVFSVSVLVFLGFTLAAGLTDSLAEDASSLIIYYIGMAITGTLVWAFFPDLRNPKKSVFIIVGLAVISRLLMAGFPTSDDVNRYLWEGKLLLEGESPYSMNADDPAREQYRDRFWEGMNHRDKTTAYPPLSLAVFAGLNLVSYNLWIYKLFFGLMDLAALGIIIRILNTRNLPLRNSLIYALSPLTIISFSGEAHFDSLFIFLTLSSLYLFEKDKTSLAWIILGLSIQIKIISVLLIPLLFWKKRSVKALWIVVPLALLSLLFLNDFPNLINGILHYGGSMSHNGSLNHLFIDYLGSRESASKLSALILMVVVLVVTIRIKDVLKGSFIIFGSLILLSPTVHYWYLTWALPFVVFFPTLPWLFLLALSAFYFSAWAQFGKSGEWYQPMTYLRIQWIPFYILWVPLFLRSLRKLLHKPITEKTNTLSVVIPTLNEGAHLNTCLSSIEQSSITVDEIIIVDGGSTDDTRSMVKGNRVQLLKSEMGRGYQIAKGVAHSNSDVILVLHADAQISPGALEKMMHTLKLNPEIVGGAIGQRFMNTKPKPVLLLVEALNDLRALWQENSFGDQGQFFRRSTIERLGGFPSIPLMEDVELTALLKKEGDLALLDCDIVCSARRWEKDKASSRFLQVLSLVIRYKVLKLFGRDPSKQLFKEYYSR from the coding sequence TTGAATCAGTTCCTGCGGCCATTCGTTTTTAGTGTTTCGGTTCTTGTTTTTCTGGGATTCACGCTTGCAGCTGGCCTGACTGATTCTTTGGCGGAAGATGCTTCCTCCCTCATCATCTATTACATTGGGATGGCGATTACCGGAACATTGGTTTGGGCATTTTTCCCAGATCTTCGTAACCCAAAGAAATCCGTTTTTATCATTGTAGGCCTTGCGGTTATTAGTCGTTTGCTAATGGCGGGATTTCCGACCAGCGACGACGTGAATCGATACCTTTGGGAAGGGAAACTCCTCCTGGAAGGCGAGAGTCCTTACTCGATGAATGCCGATGATCCCGCACGGGAGCAATATCGGGATAGATTCTGGGAAGGCATGAATCATCGCGATAAAACGACCGCCTATCCTCCTCTCTCTTTGGCAGTATTTGCCGGACTCAATTTGGTTAGCTACAATCTTTGGATCTACAAACTGTTCTTCGGCTTGATGGATTTGGCAGCCCTGGGAATCATTATCCGAATATTAAATACAAGAAACCTTCCACTTCGAAACAGTCTGATCTACGCCCTGAGTCCGTTGACAATTATTTCCTTTAGCGGTGAGGCGCATTTCGACTCTCTCTTTATTTTCTTAACCCTCTCATCCCTTTATTTATTTGAAAAAGACAAGACATCGCTTGCCTGGATAATTCTTGGGCTTAGCATCCAAATAAAAATCATAAGCGTGCTTCTAATCCCATTACTCTTTTGGAAGAAACGCTCAGTAAAGGCACTCTGGATTGTGGTTCCGTTAGCCCTACTCTCTCTGCTTTTTTTAAATGATTTCCCAAACCTGATAAACGGGATCCTTCACTACGGTGGAAGTATGTCCCATAACGGTTCGTTGAATCATCTATTTATTGATTATCTCGGAAGTCGAGAGTCCGCTTCAAAGCTGTCCGCGCTGATCTTAATGGTGGTGGTGCTTGTTGTTACAATTCGGATTAAGGATGTTCTGAAAGGTAGTTTTATAATTTTTGGTAGTCTAATTCTGCTTTCACCAACTGTCCACTATTGGTACCTAACTTGGGCGCTACCATTTGTGGTATTTTTCCCAACCTTGCCATGGCTGTTTTTACTAGCGCTTTCAGCGTTTTATTTTTCGGCCTGGGCGCAATTTGGAAAGAGTGGTGAATGGTATCAGCCGATGACTTATCTTCGGATCCAATGGATTCCCTTCTACATATTATGGGTTCCGTTATTTCTACGGAGTTTACGGAAACTATTGCACAAACCCATAACAGAGAAAACCAATACTCTTTCAGTTGTCATTCCTACATTGAACGAAGGTGCCCATTTGAACACATGCCTTTCGTCAATTGAGCAATCTTCCATAACCGTTGACGAAATAATAATCGTTGATGGTGGTTCCACAGACGATACCAGGTCGATGGTCAAAGGAAACCGCGTGCAATTACTTAAAAGCGAGATGGGACGAGGATATCAGATCGCAAAAGGTGTGGCCCACAGCAACTCCGATGTAATTTTGGTCCTCCATGCAGATGCTCAGATCAGCCCAGGGGCTTTGGAGAAGATGATGCACACCTTGAAACTAAATCCTGAAATCGTTGGCGGAGCCATTGGGCAAAGGTTCATGAACACCAAACCAAAACCGGTTCTGCTCTTAGTCGAAGCGTTGAATGACCTGCGAGCATTGTGGCAGGAAAACAGCTTTGGTGATCAAGGACAATTCTTTAGACGCTCAACCATAGAAAGGTTGGGCGGTTTCCCAAGCATTCCATTGATGGAAGATGTCGAGTTAACAGCGCTTCTCAAAAAGGAAGGAGATCTGGCGTTATTGGATTGCGACATTGTGTGTTCAGCCCGGAGATGGGAAAAGGACAAAGCCTCCAGCAGGTTTCTACAAGTCTTGTCATTAGTAATCCGGTACAAAGTGCTCAAGCTGTTTGGCAGAGACCCTTCGAAGCAATTATTTAAGGAATACTATTCACGCTGA